One part of the Vitis riparia cultivar Riparia Gloire de Montpellier isolate 1030 chromosome 15, EGFV_Vit.rip_1.0, whole genome shotgun sequence genome encodes these proteins:
- the LOC117931659 gene encoding tRNA (guanine-N(7)-)-methyltransferase: protein MGSLNLCCHRALPNARLLPCSSAINNIITIKPHLLSSSSSSSIFNHHRHFCNSPTAVASTAKQLTSPELVALEYADLNLNYDNVSQEVGHVRIRQHVNPFAPSFSIPAPVPNWNQVFKDSTLPLMVDIGSGSGRFLMWLAKRNPDSQNYLGLEIRQKLAKRAEFWVKELSLHNIHFMFANATISFKELVSTYPGPLMLVSILCPDPHFKKRHHKRRVVQKPLVDSIVKNLMPGGQVFIQSDVLEVAVDMRDRFDAESDLLQHIDAIDPSMQCDEEGWLAKNPMGIRTEREIHAEFEGAKIYRRLYQKLI from the exons atgggttccCTCAACCTCTGCTGCCACAGGGCTTTGCCCAATGCCAGACTACTACCGTGTTCTTCTGCAATCAACAACATTATCACAATCAAACCCCACCTTctgtcttcttcatcttcttcttctatatTTAATCATCACCGCCATTTCTGTAACAGCCCAACAGCTGTTGCTTCGACAGCCAAACAACTCACAAGCCCAGAACTTGTTGCCTTGGAGTACGCCGACCTCAACCTCAACTACGACAATGTTTCTCAG GAGGTAGGTCATGTTCGAATTCGGCAGCACGTCAACCCTTTTGCTCCTTCTTTCTCA ATCCCTGCACCAGTGCCTAATTGGAATCAAGTCTTTAAAGATTCCACACTGCCACTCATGGTTGATATTGGAAGCG GTAGCGGCAGATTTCTCATGTGGCTTGCAAAAAGAAATCCTGATTCACAAAATTATTTGGGATTGGAAATAAGGCAGAAA TTGGCCAAGCGTGCTGAATTCTGGGTGAAAGAGCTGTCTCTTCATAACAT ACATTTCATGTTTGCAAATGCCACCATTTCTTTCAAAGAATTAGTATCCACTTACCCAGGGCCCCTGATGTTGGTTTCAATACTG TGTCCAGATCCTCATTTCAAGAAGAGGCATCATAAGAGAAGAGTTGTCCAGAAGCCTTTAGTAGATTCTATCGTGAAGAATTTGATGCCTGGAGGACAG GTGTTTATACAGTCAGACGTTCTTGAAGTGGCAGTTGACATGAGGGATCGCTTTGATGCAGAGTCGGATTTGCTTCAACACATTGATGCCATTGATCCCAGTATGCAATGTGACGAAGAAGGATGGTTGGCGAAGAACCCAATGGGGATACGGACCGAAAGAGAGATTCATGCAGAATTTGAAGGTGCAAAAATCTATAGGAGGCTCTACCAGAAGCTGATATGA